One stretch of Methanosphaera sp. WGK6 DNA includes these proteins:
- a CDS encoding PRC-barrel domain-containing protein yields MVNLSTFYNLNIYNTEGKYIGKVSEVVLNIKKGRISFFKTKALTEDNRNVGLRDVLRNSMRLVPEEEEMNQVRTEGIIDIPYEMVVAVGDIIIIDHNKLAQYQSAQQQASKVNSQKISQPKKTMPKAN; encoded by the coding sequence ATGGTAAACTTATCTACATTTTATAACTTAAATATTTACAACACAGAAGGAAAATACATAGGTAAAGTAAGCGAAGTAGTATTAAATATTAAAAAAGGAAGAATTTCTTTTTTCAAAACAAAAGCATTAACAGAAGACAATAGGAATGTTGGTTTAAGAGATGTTTTAAGAAATTCAATGAGACTTGTACCTGAAGAAGAAGAAATGAATCAAGTTAGAACTGAAGGAATAATTGATATACCTTATGAAATGGTTGTAGCTGTGGGTGATATTATTATTATCGATCATAATAAATTAGCACAGTATCAATCAGCACAACAACAAGCAAGTAAAGTTAACTCACAAAAAATATCACAACCTAAAAAAACTATGCCTAAAGCTAATTAA
- a CDS encoding tRNA-binding protein, translating into MWDTSKDYRLKVAEKAIEQFIRVVEGSNLRGSWNKKQVRLLAKNMNPDIQTLYYSYISPEEITKTPQMDNLLKAVDEIIENLGGEDYSKKFLSELNRDEREKLELPLSKMKFFFNTIRGLPNRLMLGEIDDPVIGVDIQVGELVSVSKHPQTDTLMICNVNLGKRAITVVTNDLSVKDNDRIAVALLPPSAFMGTSSEGMFLGAGEGILKDVEGELGSLPQHIDVTALNETRNLVDQYIQD; encoded by the coding sequence ATGTGGGATACAAGTAAAGATTATAGATTAAAAGTAGCTGAAAAAGCAATAGAACAATTTATTAGAGTAGTTGAAGGATCTAACTTAAGAGGATCATGGAATAAAAAACAAGTTCGACTTCTAGCTAAAAATATGAATCCAGACATTCAAACATTATACTATTCATATATTTCACCTGAAGAAATTACAAAAACTCCCCAAATGGATAATTTATTGAAAGCAGTGGATGAAATAATAGAAAATCTAGGTGGTGAAGATTATTCTAAGAAATTTTTATCTGAACTAAATAGAGACGAACGTGAAAAACTAGAACTACCTTTATCTAAAATGAAATTCTTTTTTAACACTATACGTGGATTACCTAATAGATTAATGCTTGGAGAAATAGATGATCCAGTAATTGGTGTAGATATACAAGTAGGAGAATTAGTTAGTGTAAGTAAACACCCTCAAACAGATACACTTATGATTTGTAATGTAAATCTAGGTAAAAGAGCAATTACTGTTGTGACAAATGATTTGAGTGTTAAAGATAATGATCGAATAGCCGTGGCATTACTACCACCAAGTGCATTTATGGGAACCAGTAGTGAAGGTATGTTCTTAGGTGCTGGAGAAGGCATATTAAAAGATGTTGAAGGAGAACTAGGAAGTCTACCTCAACATATAGATGTAACTGCTTTAAATGAAACAAGAAATCTTGTAGATCAATACATCCAAGACTAA
- a CDS encoding class III signal peptide-containing protein has product MNIFNDNSGQISAELILLLAGVFIIVLLFVNIYQQYLVSLDVEIKNNELNNLLDKIDDINNHIK; this is encoded by the coding sequence ATGAATATATTTAATGATAATTCTGGTCAAATTTCTGCTGAATTAATTTTATTGCTTGCAGGTGTATTTATTATCGTATTATTATTTGTGAATATATATCAACAATACCTAGTTTCATTGGATGTTGAAATTAAAAATAATGAATTAAATAACTTACTAGATAAAATTGATGATATAAATAATCATATAAAATAA
- a CDS encoding type II secretion system F family protein: MENKIMDMISNFVKISISEDKLNIIQNNLITIGFYVEIESLISWVILFSFVIFLLSLIVIFIFGYSVLILILSLLPSILSLIYFLYKFEQRNDKLDEELPDFLRQLSSLLKVGLGLESALNELSEHNTNTPLNNEIRRIMLEIQFGKSFDKALLDCGDRNNVDNLKHVIQIIIYSKKSGGNLADILEDIADDLSEIILLKKERRANVMMSVMFLIISSVVATPFALGMIRLYSDFIGYLGRTNSLISVIPIASCGYIVIHSILVSVLLGIILYSNIKRGIRYIFVIMPASLIVYYLSQLIFKSVLGLSGLS, encoded by the coding sequence ATGGAAAATAAAATAATGGATATGATAAGTAATTTTGTAAAAATAAGTATATCTGAAGATAAATTAAACATAATACAAAATAATCTGATAACTATTGGATTTTATGTTGAAATTGAATCTTTGATTTCATGGGTGATTTTGTTTAGTTTTGTTATTTTTTTATTAAGTTTAATTGTTATATTTATTTTTGGATATTCAGTTCTGATTTTAATTTTATCATTACTACCTTCAATTTTAAGTTTAATTTATTTTTTATATAAATTTGAACAACGAAATGATAAATTGGATGAGGAGTTACCTGATTTTTTACGTCAACTATCTTCCTTATTAAAAGTAGGATTAGGTCTTGAATCAGCATTAAATGAATTATCTGAACATAATACTAATACTCCTTTAAATAATGAAATTAGGCGAATAATGTTAGAAATACAATTTGGGAAATCATTTGATAAAGCATTGTTGGATTGTGGTGATAGGAATAATGTGGATAATTTAAAACATGTTATTCAAATAATAATTTATAGTAAAAAATCTGGAGGAAATTTAGCTGATATATTAGAAGATATAGCTGATGATTTAAGTGAAATAATTTTGTTAAAAAAAGAACGAAGAGCAAATGTTATGATGTCTGTCATGTTTCTAATAATATCTTCAGTTGTTGCTACACCATTTGCTTTAGGTATGATTAGATTATATTCTGATTTCATAGGATATTTGGGAAGAACTAATTCATTAATATCAGTAATACCTATTGCTAGTTGTGGTTATATAGTCATACATTCTATTTTAGTAAGTGTTTTACTGGGAATTATATTGTATTCTAATATTAAGAGAGGAATAAGATATATTTTTGTTATAATGCCTGCTTCATTAATTGTATATTATTTATCACAGTTAATTTTTAAAAGTGTTCTTGGATTAAGTGGTTTATCATGA